The following are encoded together in the Zingiber officinale cultivar Zhangliang chromosome 8A, Zo_v1.1, whole genome shotgun sequence genome:
- the LOC122011033 gene encoding filament-like plant protein 5 codes for MESKTWIWNRKSTGKNIEKGKTLELEKSVENLNEQLSSVRSESNAKDDLLAKQTKVAEEAISGWEKAEARALALQKQLDDALLQKKMAEERLVEQDTELQEFRQQLIY; via the exons ATGGAGAGCAAGACGTGGATATGGAATAGGAAGTCCACAGGGAAGAACATTGAG AAAGGGAAGACCCTGGAGTTGGAGAAATCTGTAGAAAACTTGAACGAACAACTATCTTCTGTCCGCAGCGAGTCCAATGCTAAAGATGATCTTTTGGCAAAGCAAACAAAAGTAGCTGAGGAAGCAATTTcag GATGGGAAAAAGCAGAAGCTCGAGCTCTGGCTTTACAGAAACAATTGGATGATGCCTTGCTTCAGAAGAAAATGGCAGAAGAAAGATTAGTCGAACAGGATACAGAATTACAAGAATTCAGGCAGCAACTAATTTATTAG